The following proteins are encoded in a genomic region of Herminiimonas arsenicoxydans:
- a CDS encoding Conserved hypothetical protein (Evidence 4 : Homologs of previously reported genes of unknown function) produces MIKLRTILAGTAVAMFAQFAAAQGSAPATIVVPAAEAPANPNDPAYTDQSRLNQSNDPYVKKRVATKKAKTEYKAGKKAAKKEYKHHKADAKSELHDAKKDASDTRAMELKNMPPMAPSN; encoded by the coding sequence GTGATAAAACTACGAACCATACTTGCCGGTACGGCAGTGGCCATGTTTGCTCAGTTCGCGGCGGCGCAGGGCAGCGCACCTGCCACGATAGTCGTCCCTGCAGCAGAAGCACCGGCCAATCCCAACGATCCGGCCTACACGGACCAATCGCGTTTGAATCAAAGCAACGATCCTTATGTGAAAAAACGTGTTGCCACGAAAAAAGCCAAAACCGAATACAAGGCTGGGAAGAAGGCCGCCAAAAAGGAATACAAACACCACAAGGCCGATGCCAAGTCTGAACTGCACGATGCCAAAAAAGATGCCAGCGACACGCGTGCAATGGAGCTGAAAAACATGCCACCGATGGCGCCGTCAAATTAA
- a CDS encoding Conserved hypothetical protein, putative SlyX domain (Evidence 4 : Homologs of previously reported genes of unknown function) translates to MNEDRIVEIEIKLTRQEDLVDILNKMVYEQQKKITELEALCIALAGRLKEVASGGNEQGSAHERPPHY, encoded by the coding sequence ATGAATGAAGACCGTATCGTCGAGATCGAAATCAAGCTGACGCGCCAGGAGGATCTGGTCGATATCCTGAACAAGATGGTGTACGAGCAGCAAAAGAAAATCACTGAACTTGAAGCCTTGTGCATTGCGCTGGCAGGACGCCTGAAGGAAGTCGCCAGCGGCGGCAATGAACAAGGTTCCGCGCATGAGCGGCCGCCGCACTATTGA
- the rep gene encoding ATP-dependent DNA helicase Rep (Evidence 2a : Function of homologous gene experimentally demonstrated in an other organism; PubMedId : 8392863; Product type e : enzyme) yields the protein MSSSPHSSSHGLNAPQREAIKYMDGPCLVLAGAGSGKTRVITQKIAHLIEDCGYEARHVAALTFTNKAALEMQERIAKLLKEPKQAKQLTVSTFHSLGVKILRQEAKELGLKDRFSIMDSDDCFSLVQDMAITTDKQLVRRIQTAISLWKNGLIDPDAALNQAKDEDEAQAARIYRSYVATLSAYQAVDFDDLIRLPVELFRGNEAVRDKWQRKLRYLLVDEYQDTNTCQYELVKLLVTGIGKKPMFTAVGDDDQAIYAWRGATIENLKQLQVDFPDLKVVKLEQNYRSSTRILQAANSVIGNNPKLFEKSLWSEHGLGDPVKVLGMQDDDQEAEQIAIMLSAHRFERRAKFSDYAILYRGNHQSRVIEQALRKERIPYTISGGQSFFDRAEIKDIISYLRLVANQDDDPAFIRAVTTPKRGVGQSTLETLGAFAGQWQCSLFEAVFKGGLESKLAERQLTPLREFGNFINQLEAHAHREGQAASLLEDMMKEINYEAYLYDNFDDRQAQSKWQNVIDFTTWLKEKGSGGKDGNDPEKSLLDLTQMVALMTMLEGKDEEPDAVRMSTLHASKGLEFPHVFLVGVEEGILPHKGDPDAPIETLGARIEEERRLMYVGITRAQRSLHVSWCKKRKRAREHVHCDISRFIKEMKLDEGDAVPTEDEIITPQSRLANLKALLQKPKVA from the coding sequence ATGTCCTCGTCTCCCCATTCATCCTCGCACGGTCTTAACGCGCCGCAGCGCGAAGCCATCAAGTACATGGACGGCCCCTGCCTGGTGCTGGCCGGCGCCGGCTCGGGCAAGACGCGCGTCATCACGCAAAAGATTGCGCATCTGATAGAGGATTGCGGTTACGAGGCCAGACATGTTGCAGCGCTGACTTTTACCAACAAGGCGGCGCTGGAGATGCAGGAACGTATCGCTAAACTGCTGAAGGAGCCGAAGCAGGCCAAGCAGCTGACGGTCAGCACCTTCCATTCGCTCGGCGTGAAAATCCTGCGTCAAGAAGCGAAGGAACTGGGGCTGAAGGACCGCTTCTCCATCATGGACAGCGACGACTGCTTTTCGCTGGTGCAGGATATGGCCATCACGACCGACAAGCAGCTGGTGCGCCGTATCCAGACCGCGATCTCGCTGTGGAAAAACGGTCTGATCGATCCTGATGCCGCGCTGAATCAGGCCAAGGATGAGGACGAGGCGCAAGCTGCGCGGATTTACCGGAGCTATGTCGCCACGCTATCGGCGTATCAGGCGGTCGATTTCGACGATCTGATCCGGCTGCCGGTCGAACTGTTTCGCGGCAATGAAGCGGTGCGCGACAAATGGCAACGCAAGCTGCGTTACCTGCTGGTCGATGAATATCAGGATACCAATACCTGCCAGTACGAACTGGTCAAGCTGCTGGTCACCGGCATCGGCAAGAAGCCGATGTTCACCGCCGTGGGCGACGACGATCAGGCGATCTATGCCTGGCGCGGCGCGACGATAGAAAACCTGAAGCAGTTGCAGGTCGACTTCCCCGACCTGAAAGTCGTCAAGCTGGAGCAGAATTACCGTTCCAGCACGCGCATCCTGCAAGCAGCCAACTCGGTGATCGGCAACAATCCCAAGCTGTTTGAAAAATCCCTGTGGTCCGAACACGGCCTCGGCGACCCGGTCAAGGTGCTCGGCATGCAGGACGACGATCAGGAAGCCGAGCAGATCGCGATCATGCTGTCGGCGCATCGTTTCGAGCGGCGCGCGAAATTCTCCGATTACGCGATCCTGTATCGCGGTAATCATCAGTCGCGCGTGATCGAACAGGCGCTGCGCAAGGAGCGCATTCCGTACACGATCTCCGGCGGCCAGAGTTTTTTCGATCGCGCCGAGATCAAGGACATCATCAGTTACCTGCGTCTGGTCGCCAACCAGGATGACGACCCGGCGTTCATCCGTGCCGTGACGACACCCAAGCGCGGCGTCGGCCAGTCGACGCTGGAGACGCTGGGCGCGTTTGCCGGGCAATGGCAATGCTCATTGTTTGAAGCGGTGTTCAAGGGCGGGCTGGAATCGAAGCTGGCCGAGCGGCAGCTGACACCCTTGCGCGAATTCGGCAACTTCATCAACCAGCTGGAAGCGCATGCGCACCGCGAAGGCCAGGCGGCATCGCTGCTTGAGGACATGATGAAGGAAATCAATTACGAAGCGTATCTGTACGATAACTTCGACGACAGGCAGGCACAGTCGAAGTGGCAGAACGTGATCGACTTCACAACCTGGCTGAAAGAAAAAGGCAGCGGCGGCAAGGACGGCAACGACCCTGAAAAGAGTTTGCTCGATCTGACGCAGATGGTGGCCCTGATGACCATGCTGGAAGGCAAGGATGAAGAGCCGGACGCGGTACGGATGTCGACGCTGCATGCCTCCAAAGGCCTGGAATTTCCACACGTGTTTCTGGTCGGCGTGGAAGAAGGCATCCTGCCGCACAAGGGCGACCCCGATGCGCCTATCGAGACGCTGGGTGCACGCATAGAGGAAGAGCGCCGCCTGATGTACGTCGGCATTACGCGCGCGCAGCGCTCGCTGCATGTCAGCTGGTGCAAGAAGCGCAAGCGTGCGCGCGAACACGTGCATTGCGATATCTCGCGCTTCATCAAGGAAATGAAACTCGACGAAGGCGATGCCGTGCCGACCGAAGATGAAATCATCACGCCGCAAAGCCGGCTGGCGAATCTGAAGGCGCTATTGCAAAAACCGAAAGTGGCTTGA
- a CDS encoding Putative K+ transport system (TrkA) (Evidence 3 : Function proposed based on presence of conserved amino acid motif, structural feature or limited homology; Product type t : transporter) yields MKRTFTVIGLGAFGSTVARELARLGNDVLGIDLDPAHVNAIADDITQAVVADARDEDTLRDLGVHDCDAVVVAIGEDLEANILVTLTVKNMPKPEVWAKALNHNHHRILHKLGADHIVHPEHEMGLRLAHAMMYPEVVDYISLGHDLFTVEVRASEKLVGLTVAALQLGQRGVHLLLVKHQRELLPVPSGDYVFRTGDQLVMAGALDNLRGISALL; encoded by the coding sequence ATGAAACGTACTTTTACCGTTATCGGATTGGGTGCCTTCGGTTCTACCGTTGCGCGCGAACTGGCCCGGCTGGGCAACGACGTGCTTGGCATCGACCTCGATCCGGCGCACGTCAATGCGATTGCCGACGACATCACGCAGGCAGTGGTGGCCGATGCGCGCGATGAAGATACCTTGCGCGACCTCGGCGTACACGATTGCGATGCGGTGGTCGTGGCGATCGGGGAAGATCTGGAAGCCAATATCCTGGTGACGCTGACCGTCAAGAACATGCCGAAACCGGAAGTGTGGGCCAAGGCGCTGAATCACAATCATCATCGCATTTTGCACAAGCTGGGCGCCGATCACATCGTGCACCCGGAACATGAAATGGGTTTGCGGCTGGCGCACGCGATGATGTATCCGGAAGTGGTGGATTACATCAGCCTCGGTCACGATCTGTTTACAGTAGAAGTACGGGCCTCGGAGAAACTGGTCGGCCTAACCGTCGCTGCGCTGCAACTGGGCCAGCGCGGTGTGCATTTGCTGCTGGTCAAGCATCAGCGTGAGCTCCTGCCTGTGCCTTCGGGCGACTATGTGTTCCGTACCGGCGATCAACTGGTGATGGCCGGCGCCCTCGACAATCTGCGCGGTATTTCGGCCTTGTTATGA
- a CDS encoding Conserved hypothetical protein, putative exported protein (Evidence 4 : Homologs of previously reported genes of unknown function), producing the protein MKQIHSALALVVFSAVLAGCATTEAQAPKAAAPAATAPAAAADAALTTAVKTALGKEAQLSGAKITAAATTDGAVTLSGTAKNEWQQYLAGDIAKKTAGVKSVKNSIKVD; encoded by the coding sequence ATGAAGCAGATACACAGCGCTTTGGCACTGGTTGTTTTTTCCGCAGTTCTGGCCGGTTGTGCAACGACGGAAGCGCAAGCTCCGAAAGCTGCCGCACCTGCAGCAACTGCACCAGCAGCGGCTGCAGACGCAGCATTGACCACGGCAGTGAAAACGGCCTTGGGCAAAGAAGCGCAACTGAGCGGCGCGAAAATCACTGCCGCAGCTACCACCGATGGCGCAGTGACCTTGTCCGGCACGGCCAAGAACGAGTGGCAGCAATATCTGGCAGGCGACATCGCCAAGAAAACCGCTGGCGTCAAATCCGTCAAGAATTCAATCAAGGTTGATTAA
- a CDS encoding DNA-directed DNA polymerase (Evidence 2b : Function of strongly homologous gene; Product type e : enzyme) codes for MSTRPRHIAHLDMDAFYASVELLRYPELRGRALVIGAGSAHEPVLQADGSRRYARLRDYTGRGVVTTSTYEARALGVFSAMGLMKAAKLAPDAILLPTDFTAYRHYSRLFKAAAGAIAPQMEDRGIDEIYLDLNDQTDDIAVVAQRIKDAVVAATGLSCSIGVAPNKLLAKICSDLEKPNGLTILSEADIPTRIWPLPVKKINGIGPKSTEKLAALGILTIEQLANCDPAVLRANFGRIYSAWLMRVAQGIDEREIVTRSEPKSISRESTLERDLHAKLDRSELSALFTRLCERVADDLVRKEYLGRTVGIKLRYADFSTVTRDLTLPAPTNDAQAIRQAAGECLRRVPLDKRLRLLGVRITSLSKPGAVPSTIVAQGELFAAEQL; via the coding sequence ATGTCTACGCGTCCCCGCCATATCGCCCACCTAGATATGGATGCGTTTTATGCATCGGTTGAGTTGCTGCGTTATCCAGAATTGCGTGGACGGGCGCTTGTGATCGGCGCCGGTTCGGCGCATGAGCCGGTGCTGCAGGCGGATGGCAGCCGCCGCTATGCGCGCCTGCGCGATTACACCGGACGTGGCGTGGTGACCACCTCGACGTATGAAGCCCGCGCCCTGGGAGTGTTTTCCGCGATGGGGCTCATGAAGGCGGCGAAGCTGGCACCGGATGCGATTCTGCTTCCTACCGACTTCACTGCATATCGTCATTATTCCAGGCTGTTCAAAGCGGCAGCCGGGGCGATTGCGCCGCAGATGGAAGATCGCGGCATCGATGAAATCTATCTCGATCTCAACGACCAGACTGACGATATTGCCGTCGTTGCACAGCGTATCAAGGATGCGGTGGTTGCTGCGACGGGTTTGTCATGTTCAATAGGTGTCGCACCCAACAAGCTGCTGGCGAAGATATGTTCGGATCTGGAAAAGCCGAATGGCTTGACGATACTTTCGGAAGCAGATATTCCGACGCGTATCTGGCCCTTGCCGGTGAAGAAAATCAATGGCATCGGCCCCAAGTCCACAGAAAAACTGGCGGCCCTCGGCATACTGACGATAGAGCAACTGGCGAACTGCGATCCCGCTGTGCTGCGGGCAAACTTCGGCCGTATCTACAGTGCGTGGCTGATGCGTGTTGCGCAAGGCATTGATGAGCGAGAAATTGTTACACGTTCGGAGCCGAAGTCGATCAGTCGTGAATCGACATTGGAGCGCGACCTGCACGCAAAACTGGATCGCAGCGAATTGAGTGCCTTGTTTACGCGATTGTGTGAACGTGTGGCGGATGATTTGGTGCGCAAGGAATATCTTGGCCGTACGGTAGGCATCAAGTTGCGTTATGCCGACTTCAGTACCGTGACACGTGATCTGACCCTGCCCGCACCAACGAATGATGCGCAGGCGATACGGCAGGCGGCCGGTGAATGTTTGCGCCGCGTGCCGCTGGACAAGCGCTTGCGCCTGCTCGGCGTGCGCATTACTTCCTTGTCGAAACCGGGGGCAGTGCCGTCCACGATAGTGGCGCAGGGAGAGTTGTTTGCTGCGGAACAGCTTTGA
- a CDS encoding Conserved hypothetical protein (Evidence 4 : Homologs of previously reported genes of unknown function) produces the protein MQFQHLIEINDPLNPLIDTLTRAQLWRGLVLRAEAPKLFVPWLDECDLGERDGAVLPRTLRYNALLIHDRVTFTPQETVHYEVPAQGDIPASSLLVTIEEPQPGALFVRFEYDSGKTDDDMDAFYDEFRRSAYQEADIDTIRIIRQLAEEGRLELPV, from the coding sequence ATGCAATTCCAGCATCTGATTGAAATCAACGATCCCCTCAATCCCCTGATTGATACGCTGACGCGTGCCCAACTATGGCGCGGACTGGTGCTGCGTGCGGAAGCACCCAAGCTCTTCGTGCCATGGCTGGATGAGTGCGATTTGGGGGAACGCGATGGCGCCGTACTGCCGCGCACTTTGCGCTACAACGCGCTGCTGATCCATGATCGCGTCACCTTTACACCGCAGGAAACCGTACATTATGAAGTCCCGGCCCAGGGCGACATCCCGGCTTCGAGCCTGCTGGTAACCATAGAAGAGCCGCAACCGGGCGCACTGTTTGTCCGCTTTGAGTACGACAGCGGCAAAACCGACGACGATATGGATGCCTTCTATGACGAGTTCCGTCGCTCGGCCTATCAGGAAGCCGATATCGACACGATACGCATCATTCGGCAACTGGCGGAAGAAGGACGACTGGAACTGCCGGTTTGA
- a CDS encoding Putative potassium uptake protein (TrkH) (Evidence 3 : Function proposed based on presence of conserved amino acid motif, structural feature or limited homology; Product type pt : putative transporter) produces MRRGYQPPLLYRQVKRQVRRRVLHLTPPQALILSFIGLSLLGAVLLKLPMASHAHTTWMQALFTAVSASTITGLTVLDVGSHFTLFGQWIVLGLIQLGGIGLLTFGVLIIHLTSGRLTLRNRAAMQDAFNQSGSIDLQHLLRVLFGFIVLTELLGTLLLATQWVPEMGWGKGLFYSFFHAVSAFNNAGFGLASHSLAAYVDNPLINLVIPFLFISGGIGFAVIADLRAKKRFHELTLHTRLMLIGTLAINLIAMLVLLLLEYGNPDTLGALHGWGAKLWASWFQAVAPRSSGFTTMDTAALRPVSAFFIMMLMFIGAGSGSTGGGIKLTTFIILLVATRAFLRQQKTPVVLGRSIEANTIVRALAITIIAVLCVVAGTFILMLTEDGLFIDLAFEVISAVSTTGLSRGVTPGLSIAGQCTMMVLMLIGRVGPLTLAFMLANPRGRAIEYPTGRVNIG; encoded by the coding sequence ATGAGGCGCGGGTATCAGCCGCCGCTTCTGTACCGGCAAGTCAAGCGGCAGGTCAGGCGGCGCGTACTGCATCTGACGCCGCCGCAGGCATTGATCCTGTCCTTCATCGGTCTATCGTTGCTGGGCGCGGTGTTGCTGAAATTGCCGATGGCGAGCCATGCGCACACGACGTGGATGCAAGCCTTGTTCACGGCCGTCTCGGCTTCCACCATCACCGGCCTGACGGTGCTCGATGTCGGCAGTCATTTCACGCTGTTCGGGCAGTGGATAGTGCTGGGCCTGATACAGCTGGGCGGGATCGGCTTGCTGACCTTCGGTGTGCTCATCATTCATTTGACCAGCGGCCGCCTGACCTTGCGCAACCGCGCAGCGATGCAGGATGCCTTCAATCAAAGCGGCAGTATCGACCTGCAGCATCTGCTGCGCGTGCTGTTCGGCTTTATCGTACTGACGGAATTGCTGGGTACCTTGCTGCTGGCCACGCAGTGGGTGCCGGAAATGGGCTGGGGAAAAGGACTGTTCTACAGTTTTTTTCATGCCGTGTCGGCGTTCAACAACGCCGGTTTTGGTCTGGCATCGCACAGTCTGGCGGCCTATGTAGACAACCCGCTGATCAATCTGGTCATTCCATTTTTATTTATTTCCGGCGGTATCGGTTTTGCCGTGATTGCCGATCTGCGCGCCAAAAAACGCTTCCACGAGCTGACTCTGCATACCCGGCTGATGCTGATCGGCACCCTCGCCATCAATCTGATCGCCATGCTGGTATTGCTGCTGCTGGAATATGGCAATCCCGATACGCTGGGAGCCTTGCATGGCTGGGGCGCGAAATTATGGGCCAGCTGGTTCCAGGCGGTGGCGCCGCGTTCATCCGGTTTCACCACCATGGATACAGCGGCCCTGCGGCCCGTCAGCGCATTTTTCATCATGATGCTGATGTTCATCGGTGCCGGCAGTGGTTCTACCGGCGGCGGTATCAAGCTGACCACCTTCATTATCCTGCTGGTGGCGACGCGAGCCTTCCTGCGGCAGCAAAAGACGCCGGTTGTATTGGGCCGCAGCATAGAAGCGAACACGATCGTGCGCGCACTAGCAATCACAATCATTGCGGTGCTGTGCGTCGTCGCCGGCACGTTTATCCTGATGCTGACGGAAGACGGTCTTTTTATCGACCTGGCATTTGAAGTCATTTCGGCGGTATCGACCACCGGCCTGTCGCGCGGCGTCACGCCCGGGCTGTCGATTGCCGGCCAGTGCACGATGATGGTGCTGATGCTGATAGGCCGTGTCGGGCCGCTGACGCTGGCATTCATGCTGGCCAATCCGCGCGGTCGTGCGATCGAATATCCGACAGGGCGCGTCAATATCGGTTGA
- a CDS encoding Hypothetical protein (Evidence 5 : No homology to any previously reported sequences): protein MYSWLVPAVKAILPHVGTIIDAALPVFKKRKVDENAPTQEALLQQQINELQDVASQNAIRIKDLAEQLQQMVMTLEQGVIANERRYRRMSLLSWMAIALSLTALGLWCWGQFI, encoded by the coding sequence ATGTATTCATGGCTAGTACCCGCCGTCAAGGCCATTCTGCCGCATGTAGGCACCATCATTGACGCCGCTTTGCCGGTATTCAAGAAGCGCAAGGTCGATGAAAATGCGCCGACGCAGGAGGCGTTGTTGCAGCAACAGATTAACGAGCTGCAGGACGTGGCATCGCAAAATGCGATACGCATCAAGGATCTGGCCGAGCAGTTGCAGCAAATGGTAATGACGCTGGAGCAGGGCGTGATCGCGAATGAGCGGCGTTACAGGCGCATGTCCTTATTGTCATGGATGGCCATCGCACTGTCTCTGACAGCCCTAGGCTTGTGGTGCTGGGGGCAATTCATCTGA
- a CDS encoding Hypothetical protein (Evidence 5 : No homology to any previously reported sequences), translating to MIKLRTILAGSAVLMFSQFAAAQSAPQYCPVLIVVPASQAPTNPNDPRYVDQSRLNYTDDALVKRRIEAAGGTPCMAQVTPAPGASMPGR from the coding sequence ATGATAAAACTACGTACAATTCTCGCCGGCTCGGCAGTGCTCATGTTTTCGCAGTTTGCAGCTGCCCAGTCAGCCCCGCAGTACTGTCCTGTCCTTATCGTCGTCCCTGCTTCGCAGGCGCCAACGAATCCTAACGACCCAAGGTATGTCGATCAATCGCGCTTGAATTACACCGATGATGCTCTGGTTAAGCGTCGTATCGAAGCTGCTGGCGGGACACCCTGCATGGCGCAAGTGACACCTGCGCCAGGTGCGAGCATGCCAGGCAGATAA
- a CDS encoding Conserved hypothetical protein (Evidence 4 : Homologs of previously reported genes of unknown function), whose product MTLPQDQQLLHAKLNMETSQIAWAELLRYFAGGLVVVVADDMDLVEVAARFTIDDKVLVEQWLNAGKIAKATDAQASQWLEADAMLWTVVARPWVLVQEKKPV is encoded by the coding sequence ATGACGCTTCCACAAGACCAGCAGCTTCTGCACGCCAAACTCAATATGGAAACCTCGCAAATTGCGTGGGCTGAATTGCTGCGTTATTTTGCCGGCGGCCTGGTGGTCGTCGTGGCCGACGACATGGATCTGGTCGAAGTCGCGGCCCGTTTTACCATTGACGACAAGGTGCTGGTCGAGCAGTGGCTCAATGCAGGGAAGATTGCCAAGGCGACGGATGCACAGGCCAGTCAGTGGCTGGAGGCCGATGCGATGCTGTGGACAGTCGTGGCGCGGCCATGGGTGCTGGTGCAGGAGAAAAAACCGGTTTAA
- a CDS encoding Hypothetical protein (Evidence 5 : No homology to any previously reported sequences): MLPMHLLHFPAFPFRCCRVLSYIATTPAAARFAAANYLNPKMTTPLMLDPNALLKPLDGYIVEDLSNADIATTGTIAASILGDLAAPVLQMLSVAGDSANDISVEFFPDPDDESTPGTLIFWPATRTSKSSTRDDAFNAEYSLRLAVFLSEREDEDVIYPAGFSMVLKLNESACELVKNLPPAVFERLEFQMKGNSLPSGFEFLDDSEHIPVIPNMRRQFLKAITRAHSVTAKKRSKEFDAVMAHYIWDNTEPEAHFGVVLSTLATLFVAIHHQSKL, translated from the coding sequence ATGTTGCCTATGCATTTACTGCATTTCCCGGCATTTCCATTTCGTTGCTGCCGGGTTTTAAGTTATATTGCAACGACTCCTGCTGCGGCACGATTCGCGGCAGCAAATTACCTCAATCCGAAAATGACTACACCGCTTATGCTCGACCCCAATGCCTTACTCAAGCCACTCGATGGCTACATCGTAGAAGACCTGAGCAACGCCGACATCGCCACTACCGGCACGATTGCCGCTTCCATTCTGGGCGACCTCGCCGCACCCGTATTGCAAATGCTGTCGGTTGCAGGCGATTCCGCCAACGATATCTCAGTCGAATTCTTTCCCGATCCGGATGACGAAAGTACTCCCGGCACGCTGATCTTCTGGCCGGCAACCCGCACCAGCAAGAGCAGCACGCGCGACGACGCATTCAATGCCGAGTATTCCTTGCGCCTCGCGGTATTTTTATCCGAACGCGAAGACGAGGATGTGATCTACCCGGCCGGCTTCAGCATGGTGCTGAAACTCAATGAAAGCGCCTGCGAACTGGTGAAGAATCTGCCGCCTGCCGTATTTGAACGACTGGAATTCCAGATGAAGGGCAACTCCTTGCCGAGCGGCTTTGAGTTTCTCGATGACAGCGAACACATTCCGGTCATTCCGAACATGCGTCGCCAGTTCCTGAAAGCGATTACACGCGCACACTCGGTGACGGCAAAAAAACGCAGCAAGGAATTTGACGCGGTGATGGCGCATTACATCTGGGACAACACCGAACCGGAAGCGCATTTTGGCGTCGTGTTATCGACACTGGCAACGCTGTTTGTCGCAATCCACCATCAATCGAAACTGTAA
- a CDS encoding Conserved hypothetical protein (Evidence 4 : Homologs of previously reported genes of unknown function), with the protein MSEQQKNKASDSDPLHGQSLEKILLALVDRYGWEELGRRIEIKCFNIDPSIKSSLTFLRKTPWARSKVEELFVNMPD; encoded by the coding sequence ATGAGCGAGCAGCAAAAGAACAAGGCGTCAGACAGCGATCCATTGCATGGCCAGAGCCTGGAGAAAATCCTGCTCGCACTGGTGGATCGCTACGGCTGGGAAGAGCTGGGCCGACGCATAGAGATCAAGTGCTTCAACATCGATCCCAGCATCAAATCGAGTCTGACGTTTCTGCGCAAGACGCCGTGGGCCAGAAGCAAGGTGGAAGAACTGTTTGTGAACATGCCCGACTGA